A window of the Gemmatirosa kalamazoonensis genome harbors these coding sequences:
- a CDS encoding DUF2934 domain-containing protein, translated as MEHSGEASRSGAPADAGTGARSGEDKAGRERGHGLLDRIRQRAYELFVARGGRHGNDMEDWLTAERELYRPPEMPGLADRVTADAGVLGAPSATDTPTAATPRSTAGGTAAKTARTKTATAKTAAKTGATKSATPAKTAAKAAAPKPAAPKPAATKPAATKAATPKPAAAKQAAAKSPSPSPATNGNPASAPSSKEAPRRKPRGPGDGSAGDASA; from the coding sequence ATGGAACATTCAGGCGAGGCGAGCCGTTCGGGCGCGCCGGCCGATGCCGGAACCGGAGCGCGGTCCGGCGAAGACAAGGCAGGGCGCGAGCGCGGGCATGGCCTGCTGGACCGGATCCGCCAGCGGGCCTACGAGCTGTTCGTCGCGCGTGGCGGCCGCCACGGGAACGACATGGAGGACTGGCTGACGGCGGAGCGCGAGCTGTACCGCCCCCCCGAGATGCCGGGGCTCGCCGACCGGGTGACCGCCGACGCCGGGGTCCTCGGCGCGCCGAGTGCCACCGACACGCCGACCGCCGCGACGCCACGCAGCACCGCCGGCGGCACGGCGGCGAAGACCGCGCGCACGAAGACGGCGACCGCCAAGACGGCGGCGAAGACCGGCGCCACGAAGTCGGCGACCCCGGCGAAGACGGCCGCCAAGGCCGCGGCCCCGAAGCCGGCCGCTCCGAAGCCGGCGGCCACGAAGCCGGCCGCCACGAAGGCCGCCACGCCGAAGCCGGCAGCGGCGAAGCAGGCGGCGGCGAAGTCTCCGTCGCCCTCGCCGGCGACGAACGGCAATCCCGCGAGCGCGCCGTCCTCCAAGGAAGCGCCGCGGCGAAAGCCCCGCGGCCCGGGCGACGGCAGCGCCGGCGACGCCTCCGCTTGA